The following proteins are encoded in a genomic region of Bacteroidales bacterium:
- a CDS encoding gliding motility-associated C-terminal domain-containing protein has translation CRGQLQVLVSGGLPPYEYFWPTTQPRQYDSIAFGLCEANYKIEVTDQYGCLRDTLLPVKVFDMPTVNIIRDPEDQIYIQNPVVNFSFENTSIDSIQIIDWNWNFGDTTFSTLESPEKVFNQVREYEIKLKYTTSNECIDSVSLKVDISQAEVDIPNVFTPNGDGSNELFEIKELEYYMSNEIAIFNRYGKKVYSKNNYQGDWDGGNLKDGVYFYVLKANGYFGTDIFKGSISIMR, from the coding sequence TGTCGGGGCCAATTGCAAGTATTGGTATCAGGAGGATTGCCACCTTACGAGTATTTTTGGCCAACAACGCAACCACGACAATACGATTCCATAGCCTTTGGGTTATGTGAGGCAAACTACAAAATAGAAGTCACCGACCAGTATGGCTGTTTGAGGGATACATTGCTGCCAGTGAAGGTTTTTGATATGCCAACGGTTAATATCATCCGCGACCCGGAAGATCAGATTTACATCCAAAACCCGGTTGTTAACTTTTCCTTTGAAAACACTTCAATCGATAGCATTCAGATCATCGACTGGAACTGGAACTTTGGCGACACCACCTTTTCAACACTGGAAAGCCCTGAAAAAGTCTTTAACCAGGTAAGGGAGTATGAGATTAAACTTAAATACACAACAAGCAACGAATGTATTGATTCTGTATCGCTTAAGGTTGATATTTCCCAGGCAGAAGTGGATATTCCAAACGTGTTTACTCCAAATGGAGACGGGAGTAATGAGCTTTTCGAGATAAAAGAACTTGAGTACTATATGAGCAATGAGATTGCCATTTTTAACCGTTATGGTAAAAAAGTATACTCCAAAAATAATTACCAGGGCGACTGGGATGGAGGTAACCTCAAGGATGGTGTTTACTTTTATGTATTAAAGGCAAACGGGTATTTTGGTACGGATATCTTCAAAGGGTCAATTTCGATCATGCGATGA